Proteins co-encoded in one Betaproteobacteria bacterium genomic window:
- the ubiE gene encoding bifunctional demethylmenaquinone methyltransferase/2-methoxy-6-polyprenyl-1,4-benzoquinol methylase UbiE: MSKTHFGYRQVDEDDKAHRVADVFKAVAPRYDVMNDLMSAGLHRLWKRFAADACLLRPGQRVLDVAGGTGDMTRHFARRVGTEGSVWLTDINGAMLGAGRDRLVDEGLVVPAVQCDAERLPFPDGIFDCVCVAFGLRNMTHKDRALSEFRRVLRPAGKVVVLEFSRVWKPLAPLYDAYSFTVLPVLGGLIAGSRDAYRYLAESIRVHPGQEELKEMMEAAGLSRVEYFNLSGGVVAVHRGWVD, from the coding sequence ATGAGTAAGACACACTTCGGCTACCGCCAGGTCGACGAGGACGACAAGGCTCACCGCGTCGCCGACGTCTTCAAGGCGGTCGCGCCCCGCTACGACGTGATGAACGACCTCATGTCGGCGGGACTGCATCGCCTGTGGAAGCGTTTCGCTGCGGACGCCTGTCTCCTGCGTCCGGGTCAACGCGTGCTGGACGTCGCGGGGGGCACGGGCGACATGACCCGGCACTTTGCCCGCCGTGTGGGCACCGAGGGCAGCGTATGGCTGACCGACATCAACGGCGCCATGCTCGGTGCGGGCCGGGATCGCCTGGTGGACGAAGGCCTCGTCGTTCCTGCCGTCCAGTGCGACGCGGAACGTCTGCCATTTCCCGACGGCATCTTCGACTGCGTGTGCGTGGCCTTCGGCCTGCGCAACATGACCCACAAGGACCGCGCCCTCTCCGAGTTCCGCCGGGTGCTCCGCCCGGCCGGCAAAGTGGTCGTGCTGGAGTTCTCGCGGGTGTGGAAACCGCTCGCACCACTCTACGATGCGTACTCCTTCACCGTGCTCCCGGTCCTCGGCGGGCTCATCGCAGGCAGCAGGGATGCGTACAGGTATCTTGCGGAATCCATCCGCGTCCACCCGGGCCAGGAAGAACTCAAGGAAATGATGGAAGCGGCCGGATTGTCCCGCGTCGAGTACTTCAACCTGTCGGGTGGTGTCGTGGCCGTTCACCGCGGCTGGGTCGATTGA
- a CDS encoding HIT family protein: MSAGGCVFCESAGGEILWRDELLRIVLAPEPDYPGFLRVVWRAHVREMTDLPPEHRVRLMEAVFAAEQALRTVVSPDKINLASFGNVVPHLHWHVIPRFGDDPHFPSPVWGTRVREQPHALANDAPERLRSHFASALGPGN; the protein is encoded by the coding sequence GTGAGTGCCGGAGGCTGCGTGTTCTGCGAGTCCGCCGGGGGAGAGATCCTGTGGCGGGACGAACTTCTCCGGATCGTGCTCGCGCCCGAGCCGGATTACCCCGGGTTTCTTCGGGTGGTATGGCGCGCGCACGTGCGAGAGATGACCGATCTCCCGCCGGAACATCGGGTCAGGCTGATGGAGGCGGTGTTCGCGGCCGAACAGGCGCTGCGCACGGTCGTTTCCCCCGACAAGATCAATCTGGCGAGCTTCGGCAACGTCGTGCCTCATCTGCACTGGCACGTCATTCCGCGGTTTGGCGACGATCCGCATTTTCCCAGCCCCGTCTGGGGGACGCGTGTGCGTGAGCAGCCGCATGCGCTCGCAAACGATGCGCCGGAACGTCTGCGCAGCCACTTCGCTTCTGCCCTCGGTCCTGGGAATTGA
- a CDS encoding ChaN family lipoprotein produces MFRLLIVVPVALFVLCASPLIRAQDDGCPPPGMWTVPGAPDRAPLVTADVVSIALNAQVVLLGERHDSMDHHRWQLQTLAALSAQPGPLVLALEMFPREVQPALDLWIAGELTEKEFLRESGWSRHWRFDPQLYLPLFHFARMNRIPMIAVNVDSALIRRVAEEGIDAVSELRAMGISRPVAPSQSYRDYLKGSFVQHPGAATEQGEGAREERFHRFVESQLTWDRAMATGIAQALQRYPGRRVVGVLGSGHVIHGWGVPRQLNDLGVSGVVTLLPSDAHGQCADWPSGYATAVFGVIPGKDPAAVPPKLGVWLAPHDQGVSIRDVVEGSVAAAAGLRGGDVLMQVAGKPCRQSEDVIDRVRAQPPGSWLPMQVLRDGQVLEVVARFPAEP; encoded by the coding sequence ATGTTCCGTCTCCTGATCGTTGTTCCGGTGGCCCTTTTCGTCCTCTGCGCTTCGCCCCTCATCCGTGCCCAGGATGACGGATGCCCTCCCCCTGGAATGTGGACCGTTCCCGGTGCGCCTGACAGGGCTCCCCTCGTCACGGCGGATGTCGTGTCCATTGCGTTGAACGCGCAGGTCGTCCTGCTGGGCGAGCGGCACGACAGCATGGATCATCACCGTTGGCAATTGCAGACCCTGGCGGCTCTCTCGGCGCAGCCCGGTCCGCTCGTCCTTGCCCTGGAGATGTTCCCGCGCGAAGTGCAACCTGCTCTGGATCTCTGGATCGCGGGCGAGCTCACGGAAAAGGAATTCCTGCGCGAGTCCGGCTGGTCGCGCCATTGGCGGTTCGATCCCCAGCTCTATCTTCCGCTGTTCCACTTCGCCCGCATGAATCGAATTCCGATGATTGCGGTGAACGTGGATTCCGCGCTCATCCGGCGTGTCGCAGAGGAGGGCATCGACGCGGTTTCCGAACTGCGTGCGATGGGCATTTCGCGGCCGGTGGCTCCTTCGCAATCCTATCGTGACTACCTCAAGGGCAGCTTTGTCCAGCACCCGGGCGCGGCAACGGAACAAGGTGAAGGCGCGCGAGAAGAAAGGTTCCACCGGTTCGTCGAGTCCCAGCTCACCTGGGACCGCGCCATGGCGACCGGCATTGCGCAGGCCCTGCAGCGATATCCTGGCAGACGGGTGGTCGGCGTCCTCGGAAGCGGGCATGTGATCCACGGTTGGGGAGTGCCTCGCCAGCTGAACGATCTTGGCGTGTCCGGGGTCGTCACGCTGCTGCCCTCCGATGCGCACGGACAGTGTGCAGACTGGCCATCCGGCTACGCGACAGCGGTTTTCGGTGTCATACCGGGCAAGGATCCCGCGGCAGTCCCCCCCAAGCTCGGTGTGTGGCTCGCCCCACACGATCAGGGAGTATCCATCCGGGACGTCGTGGAAGGCAGTGTCGCGGCGGCCGCCGGCCTCAGGGGAGGTGATGTTCTGATGCAGGTGGCGGGCAAGCCGTGTCGGCAGTCGGAGGACGTGATCGACCGCGTTCGGGCGCAGCCACCCGGATCGTGGTTGCCGATGCAGGTATTGCGCGACGGCCAGGTGCTGGAGGTCGTCGCGCGGTTTCCGGCTGAGCCGTGA
- a CDS encoding class I SAM-dependent methyltransferase, whose translation MNESVLGFYDRMASEYHLMFGDWRSEVRAQGATLDRLLRVDEQPLRVLDCACGIGTQAIGLALQGHRVHATDLSPAAVARARSEAEAFGATLTFGVAAFQSLSGEVPEQFDVVVCCDNAIAHLIDDADLVHALHEMRSRLVQGGRLVVSIRDYDRLLEPQGSPADPGLPGMGSAATSALPAGTMPRVFDGEGGRRIAFQVWDWTEDRRSYAVNQFFVKSAAEGYTTSHYVSRFRALRRAELTSALRQAGFLQTQWRMPAESGFYQPLVIASRD comes from the coding sequence GTGAACGAGTCGGTCCTTGGCTTCTACGACCGGATGGCCTCGGAATACCACCTCATGTTCGGCGACTGGCGATCGGAGGTACGTGCACAGGGCGCGACTCTGGACCGTCTGCTGCGTGTGGACGAACAGCCGCTCCGTGTCCTGGACTGCGCGTGCGGCATAGGGACCCAGGCGATCGGTCTCGCGCTCCAGGGTCATCGAGTCCACGCGACCGATCTGAGCCCGGCCGCGGTGGCTCGAGCCCGCTCGGAAGCAGAAGCGTTCGGTGCCACGCTGACCTTCGGTGTCGCGGCATTCCAGTCGCTTTCCGGCGAGGTTCCGGAACAATTCGACGTGGTGGTGTGCTGCGACAATGCGATCGCGCACCTCATCGATGATGCGGATCTCGTCCATGCGTTGCACGAAATGCGATCCCGGCTCGTTCAGGGGGGGCGACTGGTGGTGAGCATCCGGGACTACGATCGGCTGCTGGAGCCGCAAGGCTCGCCTGCGGACCCGGGACTGCCCGGCATGGGATCCGCGGCGACATCGGCGCTCCCCGCGGGCACCATGCCCAGGGTGTTCGACGGGGAAGGAGGGCGACGCATTGCCTTCCAGGTGTGGGACTGGACAGAGGACCGCCGCAGTTACGCCGTGAATCAGTTCTTCGTGAAGAGCGCGGCGGAGGGCTACACGACAAGCCACTACGTATCCCGTTTCCGGGCTCTGCGCCGCGCGGAATTGACCTCGGCACTGCGGCAAGCCGGCTTTCTGCAGACGCAATGGCGGATGCCGGCAGAGAGCGGGTTCTATCAACCGTTGGTGATCGCCTCGCGAGACTGA
- a CDS encoding DUF4197 domain-containing protein, protein MRSALLHWLTLAALSLAAVPSQAVSLEELRDQEVASALRQALEIGAANAVSRLGQDNGFLGNEKIRIPLPESLAKVEKGMRVVGLGKQADELVTTMNRAAEQAVPEARALLLNTVRTLTIQDAKNILTGPDDSATSFFRAKTQEELTKRFLPIVSRTTKKLKLADYYNRFAARGVAFGLVRGEDANLDDYVTRKALDGLYATVAEEEKAIRANPLDSGKKLVRKVFGVLLPQ, encoded by the coding sequence ATGCGATCCGCGTTACTTCACTGGCTTACCCTCGCCGCCCTTTCGCTCGCCGCCGTCCCGAGCCAGGCCGTCTCCCTGGAAGAATTGCGCGATCAGGAAGTGGCCAGCGCGTTGAGACAGGCCCTGGAGATCGGAGCAGCCAACGCGGTTTCCCGCCTGGGACAGGACAATGGATTCCTGGGCAACGAAAAGATCCGGATTCCCCTGCCGGAAAGCCTCGCCAAAGTCGAAAAGGGCATGCGGGTGGTCGGGCTGGGCAAGCAGGCGGACGAACTCGTCACGACCATGAATCGGGCCGCCGAGCAGGCGGTCCCGGAGGCCCGGGCGCTCCTGCTCAACACCGTCCGCACGCTCACGATCCAGGACGCCAAGAACATATTGACCGGTCCGGACGACAGCGCGACGAGCTTCTTCCGCGCGAAGACCCAGGAGGAATTGACGAAACGCTTCCTCCCGATCGTGAGCCGGACCACGAAGAAACTCAAGCTCGCGGACTACTACAACCGCTTCGCGGCCCGGGGCGTCGCGTTCGGGCTGGTACGTGGGGAGGACGCGAATCTCGACGACTATGTCACGCGAAAGGCCCTGGACGGCTTGTACGCGACCGTCGCGGAGGAGGAGAAGGCCATTCGTGCCAATCCATTGGACAGCGGCAAGAAACTCGTACGCAAGGTATTCGGGGTGCTCCTGCCGCAGTAG
- the phoB gene encoding phosphate regulon transcriptional regulator PhoB — protein sequence MAATILVVEDEPAIQELISYNLRQAGHQLLKAESAEQAFSLVQGELPDLVLLDWMLPGMSGVEFARRLRADRRTRQIPIIMLTARSDEQDKLTGLETGADDYVTKPFSPRELNARVKAVLRRRAPQMTDDLVRIGDLELDPASHRVTGAGQPVDLGPTEFRLLHFLMTHPERVHSRAQLLDQVWGDHVFVEERTVDVHIRRLRKALEPVSLDNLVQTVRGTGYRMSASL from the coding sequence ATGGCGGCCACGATTCTCGTTGTCGAAGACGAACCGGCGATTCAGGAACTCATCTCGTACAACCTGCGGCAGGCAGGGCACCAGCTGCTCAAGGCGGAAAGCGCCGAGCAGGCGTTTTCGCTGGTCCAGGGGGAACTCCCCGATCTGGTCTTGCTGGACTGGATGCTGCCCGGGATGTCCGGTGTCGAATTCGCGCGGCGCCTTCGGGCAGACCGGCGGACCCGGCAGATACCCATCATCATGCTCACGGCCCGTTCGGATGAACAGGACAAACTGACGGGCCTGGAGACGGGCGCGGACGATTACGTGACCAAACCGTTCTCTCCGCGGGAACTCAATGCCCGCGTCAAGGCGGTTCTGCGCCGGCGGGCACCCCAGATGACCGACGATCTCGTGCGCATCGGCGATCTCGAACTGGACCCGGCAAGCCATCGCGTCACGGGTGCCGGACAGCCAGTGGATCTCGGCCCCACGGAATTCCGGCTTCTCCACTTCCTGATGACCCACCCGGAGCGGGTGCATTCGCGCGCGCAGTTGCTGGATCAGGTATGGGGAGACCACGTCTTCGTGGAAGAACGGACCGTCGACGTGCACATCCGGCGTTTGCGCAAGGCGCTGGAACCCGTCAGCCTCGACAATCTGGTGCAGACCGTGCGGGGCACCGGCTACAGGATGTCGGCGTCGCTCTGA
- a CDS encoding DUF3329 domain-containing protein, giving the protein MNRPWRRPAAVIGSILGLGALLWLVAGPVAGLLLTTVLLAGMLLHQLYNFSLFRRWILDPKAENFPEGSGLWALAFSRLLRMQKTQAQTEASLQEALTRFQKAGAALPEAVIILDENNSLQWCNPRANVHFGLDARRDRGHQVTNLLRQPQFVDYLQGDDFSAPLVMKVNPGGMETILSVQVVPYGDHEKLLLGRDITRGERLETMRRDFVANVSHELRTPLTVLTGFLETLSDMPEADPDMMQRSIKLMTQQAVRMSRLVEDLLTLSRLESTNAPPREEDVHVADLLQQLYQDALALSNGRHEIRVRIETPNDLRGNFEELRSAFGNFVSNAIPRTRTDRHLLEGVVGKPGLFGA; this is encoded by the coding sequence GTGAACAGGCCCTGGCGGCGCCCTGCTGCCGTCATCGGTTCCATTCTCGGCCTGGGCGCCCTGCTGTGGCTCGTGGCCGGTCCGGTCGCCGGCCTGCTCCTGACCACGGTGCTGCTCGCAGGCATGTTATTGCACCAGCTGTATAACTTCTCGCTGTTCCGGCGCTGGATCCTCGATCCCAAGGCAGAGAACTTTCCCGAAGGCAGCGGCCTGTGGGCGCTGGCCTTTTCGCGGCTGTTGCGGATGCAGAAGACCCAGGCGCAGACGGAGGCGAGTCTCCAGGAAGCGCTTACCCGCTTCCAGAAAGCGGGGGCTGCGCTACCGGAAGCGGTGATCATTCTCGACGAGAACAACAGCCTGCAGTGGTGCAATCCGCGGGCGAACGTTCATTTCGGGCTGGACGCCCGTCGCGATCGCGGGCATCAGGTGACCAATCTGCTTCGCCAGCCGCAGTTCGTGGACTATCTGCAGGGCGACGATTTCTCGGCTCCTCTCGTCATGAAGGTGAACCCGGGTGGAATGGAGACCATCCTGTCGGTTCAGGTCGTGCCCTACGGGGACCATGAAAAGCTGCTGCTGGGCCGCGACATCACCCGCGGAGAGCGGCTGGAGACCATGCGACGGGACTTCGTCGCCAACGTCTCCCACGAACTGCGTACGCCCTTGACCGTTCTGACGGGTTTCCTGGAGACGCTGAGCGACATGCCCGAAGCGGACCCGGACATGATGCAGCGTTCGATCAAGCTCATGACTCAGCAGGCGGTGCGAATGAGCCGCCTGGTGGAGGATCTGCTGACGTTGTCGCGGCTGGAAAGCACCAACGCGCCGCCGCGGGAAGAGGACGTCCACGTCGCCGACCTGCTGCAGCAGCTGTATCAGGATGCCCTTGCCCTGTCGAACGGCCGGCACGAGATCCGGGTGAGGATCGAGACGCCGAACGATCTGCGCGGGAATTTCGAAGAGCTTCGCAGCGCGTTCGGCAACTTCGTCAGCAACGCGATCCCCCGAACACGGACAGATCGACATCTGCTGGAAGGTGTCGTCGGGAAGCCCGGTCTTTTCGGTGCGTGA
- a CDS encoding DUF971 domain-containing protein, which yields MPSTSSRPTDIVLHQASRVLEVAFDDGNRFRFPCEFLRVFSPSAEVRGHGPGQEVLQAGKKDVNISAVEPVGAYAVKLVFTDGHDTGLYSWDYLHELGTSQDRLWQGYLERLQAAGASRDPAGAVNLHKFGASRSAVPPRFQNPPTDE from the coding sequence ATGCCCTCGACCAGCAGCCGACCGACGGACATCGTCCTTCATCAAGCGTCCCGTGTGCTCGAAGTGGCCTTCGACGACGGAAACCGGTTCCGCTTTCCTTGCGAGTTTCTCCGGGTGTTCAGTCCGTCGGCCGAGGTTCGCGGTCATGGGCCGGGCCAGGAAGTACTCCAGGCCGGCAAGAAGGACGTCAACATCTCCGCCGTGGAACCCGTCGGCGCCTACGCCGTGAAGCTGGTGTTCACCGATGGCCACGACACGGGGCTCTATTCCTGGGACTACCTTCACGAACTCGGCACATCCCAAGACCGGTTGTGGCAGGGATACCTGGAACGGCTGCAGGCCGCGGGCGCTTCCCGGGACCCGGCGGGCGCCGTGAACCTTCACAAGTTCGGCGCTTCCCGCTCCGCGGTCCCGCCACGTTTTCAGAATCCGCCTACCGATGAGTAA
- a CDS encoding M1 family peptidase: MRGEVLRSAASLFLVIALSAVEVRAIEEQVVDVDFEVTLDPVSRWLDARGRVVVPAGEARMLRLAAPLDGEARADGRLLVQADPGGAARKWIVPASTRPTEIEVSWQGQLAAVEPGIDHRQTLGPTAAASGIEGTFLPASSGWYPGVDGLLMRYRLTLVLPPGQRGLVPGHLEEERFEDRRTTARFEFAQPVDGIDLMAGPYVVQERMVMASGGRPLRLRTWFFPGMEDLAPGYLDSVAGHIERYEAWIGPYAFDGFSVVASPTPTGFGMPGLTYLGKDALRLPFIRSTSLGHEVLHCWWGNGVYPDPSGGNWSEGLTTFMADYRYKEDQGPEAARAARAGWLRDIAAVPPGQDGALSEFRSRTHAASQVLGYQKAAMLFHVLRETIGTAAFDAGVRDLWQRFRFRRARWEDLRDSWSKVSGTDLDDFFSAWLDTSGTPVVRMDNARTIDIAGRAGVRLILRQEGAIRPVRVPVAVRAPGKEMRIAVTSSAQEETVEVVTGFEPAEVILDPDADALRRLSSREALPILRDVMAAERPSLLVLSPDESYRTAAGTLAERFADTAPRPVPEFDSAAGAAIIVGPASAVAGFLARHPGISHPPLPSSKSARVWTAQSPAGSIVVVEADEMADLRTLGRLLPHYGGQSWLVLEGGRVISRGVWPLKPQRIELTRSPASP, from the coding sequence ATGAGAGGAGAAGTCCTGCGGAGCGCGGCAAGCCTGTTCCTGGTCATCGCGCTGTCCGCTGTGGAGGTCAGGGCGATCGAGGAACAGGTCGTCGACGTCGACTTCGAAGTGACTCTGGATCCCGTCTCCCGGTGGCTGGATGCACGGGGCAGGGTGGTCGTCCCTGCCGGAGAGGCTCGCATGCTCCGTCTGGCAGCGCCTCTGGACGGTGAAGCCAGAGCGGATGGACGTCTCCTGGTTCAGGCAGATCCAGGCGGGGCGGCCCGGAAATGGATCGTTCCGGCGTCGACCCGCCCCACCGAGATCGAAGTCTCGTGGCAGGGGCAGCTCGCAGCGGTCGAGCCCGGGATCGACCACCGGCAGACGCTGGGGCCGACGGCTGCGGCCTCCGGTATCGAAGGAACGTTTCTGCCCGCTTCGTCGGGGTGGTATCCCGGCGTCGACGGTCTTCTCATGCGTTACCGGCTGACCTTGGTCCTGCCCCCCGGGCAAAGGGGGCTGGTACCCGGGCATCTCGAAGAGGAGCGGTTCGAAGACCGCCGCACCACGGCAAGGTTCGAGTTCGCGCAGCCGGTGGACGGCATCGATCTGATGGCGGGCCCGTATGTCGTTCAGGAGCGGATGGTGATGGCGTCGGGTGGCCGGCCGTTGAGACTGAGGACGTGGTTCTTTCCCGGCATGGAGGATCTGGCTCCGGGCTACCTCGATTCGGTCGCCGGTCACATCGAGCGTTACGAAGCCTGGATCGGACCCTATGCGTTCGACGGTTTCAGCGTCGTGGCGAGCCCCACGCCCACCGGGTTCGGCATGCCGGGTCTCACCTACCTGGGAAAGGACGCGCTCCGGCTGCCGTTCATCCGTTCCACGTCCCTGGGTCACGAAGTGCTCCACTGCTGGTGGGGCAACGGCGTCTACCCGGACCCGTCGGGAGGAAACTGGTCGGAGGGCCTGACGACCTTCATGGCCGACTACCGGTACAAGGAAGATCAGGGACCCGAGGCTGCCCGGGCCGCGCGCGCCGGATGGCTGCGAGACATCGCAGCCGTTCCGCCCGGGCAGGACGGCGCCCTCTCCGAATTCCGGTCCCGGACCCACGCCGCCTCCCAAGTGCTGGGTTATCAGAAGGCCGCCATGCTGTTCCACGTGCTGCGGGAGACCATCGGAACTGCTGCTTTCGATGCCGGCGTGAGGGACCTGTGGCAGCGGTTCCGGTTCCGGCGGGCGCGCTGGGAAGATCTGCGCGATTCGTGGTCGAAGGTCTCAGGCACGGATCTCGACGATTTCTTCAGCGCGTGGCTCGACACATCCGGTACTCCGGTGGTCCGCATGGACAACGCCCGGACCATCGATATCGCGGGTCGAGCCGGTGTGCGGTTGATCCTACGTCAGGAAGGCGCTATCCGACCCGTCCGGGTCCCCGTGGCTGTCCGCGCACCTGGCAAGGAAATGCGCATTGCCGTGACATCAAGCGCACAAGAGGAAACCGTGGAAGTGGTCACTGGCTTCGAGCCTGCCGAGGTGATTCTGGACCCCGACGCCGACGCTTTGCGGCGGCTGTCTTCGCGGGAAGCGCTCCCCATCCTTCGGGATGTCATGGCGGCCGAACGGCCAAGTCTCCTGGTCCTGTCGCCGGACGAGTCGTACCGCACGGCGGCGGGAACGCTCGCCGAGCGTTTCGCCGACACGGCGCCGCGACCCGTCCCGGAGTTCGACTCCGCGGCTGGCGCAGCCATCATCGTCGGGCCTGCTTCGGCCGTGGCCGGATTCCTTGCCCGGCATCCCGGGATCAGTCATCCGCCGCTTCCTTCGTCCAAGTCTGCCCGTGTGTGGACGGCCCAGTCGCCCGCCGGCAGCATCGTCGTCGTGGAAGCCGACGAGATGGCCGATCTTCGGACGCTCGGGCGTCTGCTGCCTCACTATGGCGGTCAAAGCTGGCTGGTACTGGAAGGCGGCCGCGTGATCTCTCGTGGCGTCTGGCCATTGAAACCGCAACGAATCGAGCTCACGCGATCGCCGGCCTCGCCCTGA